A genomic stretch from Salarias fasciatus chromosome 10, fSalaFa1.1, whole genome shotgun sequence includes:
- the chrne gene encoding acetylcholine receptor subunit epsilon, which produces MVESNEESILIRDLFKSYNKNIRPVVHPEDKVTVHIMLTLTNLISLNEKEETLTTNVWLEIQWSDPRLAWNTSDYFGIDIIRVPCTTVWLPDIVLENNIDGKFDVAYYANVLITYDGWMYWLPPAIYRSTCAIEITYFPFDYQNCTLVFRSQTYSANEVDLILNADEGQTIEWVYIDPAAFTENGEWAIVHRPGRKMINKKYSPDDLEYQEIVYNLIIQRKPLFYVINIVLPCSLISSLVVLAYFLPAQAGGQKLTVSISVLLAQTVFLFLIAQKVPETSLSVPLIGKYLIFVMSVTTLIATNQIVVLNFSLRSPSTHTMSNTIKHLFLEMIPRFLGMSPLVDDSEETTEVNGVRERRRSSFGLMQRAEEYVLKQPRSEMLFDKQRERHGLTRSIVDSIDVSSTANLYKSLAQAAPEIKQCVDACNFIAESTRQQNDIGSEIESWVLIGKMIDKVCFWAAILLFIIGTVWIFLTGHFNRAPEFPFPGQNKKYSPS; this is translated from the exons ATGG TCGAAAGCAATGAAGAATCGATCCTCATCAGAGACTTGTTCAAAAGCTACAACAAGAATATTCGCCCAGTGGTTCACCCTGAAGACAAAGTGACGGTTCACATCATGCTGACCCTCACCAACCTGATCTCACTG AATGAAAAGGAGGAGACTCTTACCACCAATGTATGGCTTGAGATT CAATGGTCTGACCCCCGCCTTGCCTGGAACACAAGTGACTACTTTGGCATTGATATAATCCGTGTCCCATGCACCACTGTTTGGCTCCCTGACATAGTTCTTGAAAACAA caTTGATGGCAAGTTTGATGTGGCCTACTATGCCAACGTGCTGATCACATACGATGGTTGGATGTACTGGCTTCCTCCTGCTATCTATCGCAGTACTTGTGCCATCGAAATCACCTATTTCCCATTTGATTATCAAAACTGCACGCTAGTGTTCAG ATCGCAGACGTACAGTGCAAATGAAGTGGATCTCATCTTGAATGCGGACGAAGGCCAGACAATTGAGTGGGTGTACATCGACCCTGCGGCTtttactg AGAATGGTGAGTGGGCCATTGTTCACCGTCCTGGCAGGAAAATGATCAACAAAAAGTATTCCCCAGATGACCTCGAGTATCAGGAGATCGTATACAACCTGATCATCCAAAGAAAGCCCCTCTTTTACGTCATTAACATTGTACTGCCTTGCTCCCTCATCTCTTCGCTGGTTGTATTGGCCTACTTCCTGCCTGCACAAG ctggaggacagaaaTTGACAGTGTCCATCTCTGTCTTGCTGGCCCAGACTGTCTTCCTCTTTCTTATTGCTCAGAAGGTTCCTGAgacctctctgtctgtccctcttaTTGGCAA GTATCTAATCTTTGTTATGAGTGTCACCACACTTATTGCGACAAATCAGATTGTGGTGCTGAACTTCTCGCTGCGCAGTCCCAGCACTCACACCATGTCCAATACTATTAAACAC TTGTTTCTCGAAATGATACCTCGCTTCTTAGGCATGTCCCCGCTGGTGGATGACAGCGAGGAGACGACAGAGGTCAACGGGGTGAGGGAGCGGCGGCGAAGCTCCTTCGGCCTCATGCAGAGAGCCGAGGAATATGTGCTGAAACAACCTCGCAGTGAAATGCTGTtcgacaaacagagagagaggcacgGCCTCACGCGTTCTATTG TGGACAGTATTGATGTCAGCAGCACAGCCAACCTGTATAAGAGTTTAGCTCAAGCTGCACCCGAGATCAAGCAATGTGTGGATGCCTGCAACTTCATCGCTGAGAGTACGAGACAACAAAATGACATTGGATCA GAAATTGAAAGCTGGGTACTGATCGGGAAGATGATTGACAAGGTGTGTTTCTGGGCTGCCATTCTTCTCTTCATCATTGGAACAGTATGGATCTTCCTCACAGGACACTTTAACAGAGCTCCAGAATTTCCATTTCCTGGACAGAATAAAAAGTATTCTCCGAGTTAA
- the gltpd2b gene encoding glycolipid transfer protein domain-containing protein 2, translating to MGVKSKAAAAILVLLLFLGSLWLQGGLDYHWDSCLKGYNQINRFHQLSNSSVADGSKGPYVPGVCHGQNFQASLLLSHLLAAQYSTSDVLLQPYLSSWDELVKFMDSLGSVVRLISQEIESKTTIIRQLAQLAGENLEAVLGPDVNSINSVSKEADAKNDLEASQHTDAYHSVRSMIRAELNSGLVDFHHQTDSGCRTLLRLHRALLWLKLFLQKLAEVPVAGRLRSPSELCREAYQATLAHHHSWLVRRAAELAFIAMPERGFFFRLVCVQNQDELSLVLGRVVQAIGVVYNRTEQALEEHGMLDLP from the exons ATGGGTGTAAAGAGCAAGGCTGCAGCAGCTATCTtagtcctgctgctgttcctcgGCTCACTCTGGCTAC aagGAGGTTTGGATTACCACTGGGATTCCTGTTTAAAGGGGTATAACCAGATAAATAGG TTCCACCAGCTGTCCAACAGCAGCGTGGCCGATGGCTCCAAGGGGCCGTACGTCCCGGGGGTGTGTCACGGTCAGAACTTCCAGGCGTCGCTGCTGCTCTCCCACCTGCTGGCGGCGCAGTACTCCACCTCggacgtgctgctgcagcctTATCTGTCCAGCTGGGACGAGCTCGTGAA GTTCATGGACTCCCTGGGCTCAGTGGTGAGACTGATATCCCAAGAAATCGAAAGTAAGACCACTATTATCCGCCAGCTGGCACAGTTGGCAGGGGAGAACCTTGAAGCAGTGCTGGGCCCAGATGTAAACTCAATAAACTCTGTGAGCAAAGAGGCGGACGCAAAGAATGATCTCGAGGCGTCGCAGCACACCGATGCTTACCACTCTGTGCGCTCCATGATAAGGGCGGAGCTGAACAGCGGCCTGGTGGACTTCCATCACCAGACAGATTCCGGATGCCGCACTCTCCTGCGTCTGCACCGCGCTCTGCTGTGGCTCAAGCTCTTCCTGCAGAAGCTGGCGGAGGTCCCAGTGGCCGGCCGCCTGAGGAGCCCCTCCGAGCTGTGCCGGGAAGCTTACCAGGCCACGCTGGCCCACCACCACTCCTGGCTGGTGCGCAGAGCCGCCGAGCTGGCCTTCATCGCCATGCCGGAGAGGGGCTTCTTCTTCAGGCTGGTGTGCGTGCAGAACCAGGATGAGCTGAGCCTGGTGCTGGGCAGGGTGGTTCAGGCCATCGGGGTGGTTTACAACAGGACGGAGCAAGCCCTGGAAGAACACGGCATGCTGGACTTGCCTTAA
- the pld2 gene encoding phospholipase D2, with protein sequence MASAEITIEPIIESSAAHNVDRRRFMHDIHDLGSDELDGLMSNSEGRPFLVVHHLPEIKEFGVPYLMPSTPITCRVDNTEKYTTRSKVRVGTLYTVQLTHGHFHWTVKRKYKHFQELHRDLYKHKMMIHLLPLGRFAKDRHMLRNMSEEMPSLHGTERTRRTSSKMKYLEEYLNGLLENTFCRNDHAMLEFLSVGALSFITDLGPKGLEGPIIKRSGGHRIQGLNCIGHHQVCFRWSRRWLVVKDSFLMYMNRDNGNINFVLLFDPEFKVKVGRAYTDTTHGVCIENFTRSLIIKCSSYRQTHWWSHEINRLADSCDFLKVQRFNGFAPPRENTLTKWYVNGRGYFADLADALEQAKEEIFITDWWLSPEVHLKRPATNNYWRLDEILHRKAKQGVKVCILLYKEVELALGINSDHSKRTLMNMHPNIKVMRHPDHVSSVVFLWAHHEKMVAIDQTVAFVGGIDLAFGRWDDNKYRLTDLGTDKPDEPPEDLKKEEIDGNGVADGLKHSEPDEEAEQAEQDPKDLKSNTKLWLGKDYSNFIRKDWVQLDKPFEDNIDRTQVPRMPWRDLSAAMHGKAARDVARHFIQRWNFTKIFKVKYKDDFYPYLLPKSHSTADSLPVIVPGSKKAKVQVLRSADRWSTGSCENSILNAYINTIENSEHYIYIENQFFISCSDAKTVHNGIGDAIVNRILRAHREQKKYRVFVVIPLLPGFEGDISAGGGTAIQAILHFTYRTMCRGEHSILSRLHEVKDQWTEYITFCGLRTHSQLCESLVSELIYVHSKTLIADDRCYIIGSANINDRSMLGSRDSELAVFVEDEERVPSVMGGEEYEAGPLTLALRKECFSVLVGAASDPSINVDDPISDEFFFLTWNEAAKQNAKIYDKVFKCLPYNGAHNMREVKEYSGAARLCNTDPDQAKEELKSIRGLLVHFPLKFLCEENLLPPLNTKEGMAPVGLWT encoded by the exons ATGGCCTCTGCAGAAATCACGATTGAGCCAATTATTGAGAGTTCAGCGGCTCACAACGTGGACAGGAGGCGCTTCATGCACGATATCCACGACCTGGGTTCAGATGAGCTGGACGGGCTGATGTCGAACAGTG AAGGCCGGCCTTTCCTTGTCGTGCATCATCTTCCTGAAATCAAAGAGTTCGGCGTCCCCTACCTCATGCCCAGCACACCTATCACATGCAGAGTGGACAACACAGAGAAATACACTACTCGATCAAAG GTCCGTGTGGGAACCCTTTACACCGTGCAGCTCACACATGGCCACTTCCACTGGACAGTGAAGAGAAAGTACAAACACTTTCAGGAGCTTCACCGAGACCTTTACAAGCATAAgatgatgattcacctgctGCCTCTGGGAAG ATTTGCAAAGGACAGGCATATGCTGAGAAACATGTCGGAGGAGATGCCCAGCCTGCACGGGACCGAGCGCACCAGAAGGACCTCCAGCAAAATG AAATACCTTGAGGAGTACCTGAATGGTCTGCTGGAGAACACGTTCTGTCGAAATGACCACGCCATG ctggagttccTCTCAGTCGGCGCTCTCTCCTTCATCACTGATCTCGGACCAAAGGGCCT GGAGGGGCCCATCATCAAGAGGTCGGGGGGTCACCGGATCCAGGGCTTGAACTGCATCGGGCATCATCAGGTCTGTTTCCGCTGGTCGCGGCGGTGGCTGGTCGTCAAAGACTCCTTCCTGATGTACATGAACCGGGACAACGGCAACATCAACTTCGTGCTGCTGTTCGACCCGGAGTTCAAAGTGAAGGTGGGCCGTGCCTACACGGACACCACTCATGGAGTCTGCATCGAGAACTTCACCCG GAGTCTGATCATCAAGTGCAGCAGCTATCGACAGACTCACTGGTGGAGTCATGAAATCAACCGGCTGGCGGACTCCTGCGACTTTCTCAAAGTGCAGCGCTTCAATGGATTCGCTCCACCGCGGGAGAACACGCTCACCAAGTG GTATGTGAACGGACGTGGCTATTTTGCAGACCTGGCTGATGCTCTTGAACAGGCCAAGGAGGAAATATTCATCACAGACTGGTG GCTGAGCCCGGAGGTTCACCTAAAAAGACCAGCGACTAATAACTACTGGCGTCTGGATGAGATCCTCCATCGCAAAGCT AAACAAGGAGTCAAAGTGTGCATCCTCCTGTACAAAGAGGTGGAGTTGGCCCTGGGCATCAATAGTGACCACAGCAAGAGGACGCTCATGAACATGCACCCAAACATCAAG GTCATGCGGCATCCGGACCACGTGTCGTCGGTGGTGTTCCTGTGGGCTCACCATGAAAAGATGGTGGCCATTGACCAAACGGTGGCCTTCGTGGGAGGGATTGACCTGGCCTTTGGAAGATGGGACGACAACAAGTACCGCTTAACTGATCTGGGGACGGACAAGCCTGACGAGCCGCCGGAGGAtctgaaaaaagaggaaatagaT GGAAATGGTGTTGCTGATGGCTTGAAACATTCTGAGCCAGATGAGGAAGCAGAGCAAGCGGAGCAGGACCCAAAAGACCTGAAGAGTAACACTAAGCTGTGGCTCGGCAAAGATTACAGCAACTTTATCAGGAAGGACTGGGTCCAACTGGACAAACCGTTTGAGG ATAACATCGATCGCACTCAAGTTCCTCGCATGCCGTGGCGTGATCTGTCTGCAGCTATGCATGGCAAAGCTGCCAGAGATGTGGCCCGCCACTTCATCCAGCGCTGGAACTTCACCAAG ATCTTCAAAGTCAAGTACAAGGATGACTTCTACCCTTACCTTCTTCCCAAGTCTCACTCCACTGCCGACTCACTGCCAGTCATCGTGCCTGGGTCCAAGAAGGCAAAAGTGCAG gtgttgcGCTCTGCTGATCGATGGTCAACTGGCAGCTGCGAGAACTCCATCCTGAATGCCTACATCAACACCATTGAGAACAGCGAGCATTACATCTACATTGAG AACCAGTTCTTTATCAGCTGCTCCGATGCGAAGACCGTCCATAATGGGATCGGCGATGCCATTGTGAATCGAATCCTGCGGGCGCACAG AGAGCAGAAGAAGTACAGGGTGTTTGTGGTGATTCCCCTGCTCCCTGGATTTGAGGGAGACATCAGCGCAGGCGGTGGGACTGCCATCCAGGCCATTCTGCACTTCACTTACAG AACCATGTGCCGCGGAGAGCACTCCATCCTGTCACGGCTTCATGAAG TGAAGGACCAGTGGACGGAGTACATCACCTTCTGCGGCCTGAGAACTCATTCCCAGCTCTGCGAGTCGCTGGTCTCGGAGCTCATCTACGTGCACAGCAAGACCCTGATCGCCGATGACCGCTGCTATATCATTG GCTCCGCCAACATCAATGACCGCAGCATGCTGGGCAGCCGAGATAGTGAGTTGGCCGTGTTTGTAGAGGATGAAGAGCGCGTCCCATCCGTCATGGGAGGGGAGGAATACGAGGCGGGGCCGCTCACACTCGCTCTACGCAAAGAGTGTTTCAG TGTTCTCGTTGGAGCTGCCTCAGACCCCAGCATCAATGTTGACGATCCGATCAGTGATGAGTTCTTCTTCCTTACCTGGAACGAAGCGGCGAAACAGAACGCCAAAATTTATGATAAG GTGTTCAAATGCCTTCCCTACAACGGCGCCCACAACATGCGAGAGGTGAAGGAGTACAGCGGCGCGGCTCGCCTGTGCAACACAGACCCCGACCAGGCGAAAGAGGAGCTGAAGTCCATCCGGGGGCTGCTGGTCCACTTCCCCCTGAAGTTCCTGTgtgaggagaacctgctgcctCCGCTCAACACTAAAGAAGGCATGGCCCCTGTAGGGCTGTGGACATAA